A region from the Lycium barbarum isolate Lr01 chromosome 8, ASM1917538v2, whole genome shotgun sequence genome encodes:
- the LOC132605145 gene encoding uncharacterized protein LOC132605145: MTKYAIRERFNFKTERSNAISYTLACWSPECKWKFRASRIGDSEMFRVRAFDDEHTCPLKDKVYSQRQATSWFIGEAVVKAKITNHKRKVTPGDIIDYVKNEFGVDVSYMMAWRAREKAIKDFRGDPAHSYKKLPAYIYILDKTYPGSLVKMHKSPENEFMYLFVALKAFIKGFECCRPIVVVDGAHLKSTYNGTFVSASTLDGAGMCNSIL; encoded by the exons ATGACGAAATACGCAATTCGTGAAAGATTCAATTTCAAAACAGAGAGATCGAATGCTATAAG CTACACTCTGGCATGTTGGTCGCCGGAATGTAAATGGAAATTCAGAGCGTCGAGAATTGGGGATTCTGAAATGTTCAGGGTTAGAGCTTTCGATGACGAACATACATGTCCGTTGAAGGACAAGGTGTATTCACAAAGGCAGGCAACAAGTTGGTTTATTGGAGAAGCGGTTGTGAAGGCGAAAATAACTAACCATAAAAGGAAGGTCACACCTGGGGATATAATAGATTATGTTAAGAATGAATTCGGCGTAGATGTTTCTTATATGATGGCATGGAGAGCTAGAGAGAAGGCTATAAAAGATTTCAGAGGTGATCCAGCTCATTCATACAAGAAGTTGccggcatatatatacatacttgataaaacgtatcctggatcgctcgttaaaatgcataaatcaccagaaaatgagtttatgtatttgtttgtagcactcaaagcattcataaagggattcgagtgttgtagaccaatagttgtagtggatggtgcacatcttaaatcaacgtataatggtacatttgtgtcggcaagtactttggatggagcaggtatgtgtaattctattctatga
- the LOC132607964 gene encoding uncharacterized protein LOC132607964 → MCVVSDRHESIIHAVSKVYPTVPHLACICHLWKNVTKQYTTNSEVLSPIFYSLAKAYSQDEFDKLMEKIGNVDIQVKRYLEDAGRDKWSRIYSPVNRGWTMTSNIAECINGKLVETSTEYVYTVNDGPRRFIIDLKKKTCSCRMFQLDEIPCSHAWAVLKNKNLTADVYCSDLFKPETVVNTYDVPVDPLPDETEWNVPKSILDEVVMPPIYKRPPGRPKKKRDKPLQELMIGKRRNSCGKCGCLGHNRRSCDNPPLNKKNK, encoded by the exons ATGTGTGTCGTGTCCGACAGACATGAAAGCATAATACACGCAGTTTCTAAGGTGTATCCTACTGTTCCTCATTTGGCTTGTATATGCCATTTGTGGAAAAATGTGACAAAGCAATACACAACAAACAGTGAGGTGTTGAGTCCTATATTTTATTCACTAGCGAAAGCATACAGCCAGGATGAGTTCGATAAATTGATGGAGAAGATTGGGAATGTTGATATTCAGGTAAAACGATACCTAGAAGATGCTGGAAGAGATAAATGGTCTAGGATTTATTCACCTGTTAATAGAGGATGGACAATGACTTCGAATATAGccgaatgtattaatggaaaactg GTTGAAACGTCAACTGAATATGTTTACACAGTGAATGATGGACCGAGGCGTTTCATAAtagatttgaagaagaaaacttgCAGCTGCAGGATGTTCCAACTGGACGAGATACCGTGTTCTCATGCATGGGCAGTATTGAAGAATAAAAATTTGACTGCTGATGTATATTGTTCGGATTTATTCAAGCCGGAAACAGTTGTGAACACATATGATGTGCCAGTTGATCCTCTTCCCGATGAGACCGAGTGGAATGTTCCTAAAAGTATATTAGATGAAGTTGTTATGCCACCGATCTATAAGAGACCCCCTGGGAGGCCAAAAAAGAAGAGGGACAAGCCATTACAGGAGTTGATGATTGGTAAACGCAGAAATTCCTGCGGTAAATGTGGATGTCTTGGTCATAATAGGCGTTCGTGTGATAATCCGCCGCTcaataagaagaataaataa
- the LOC132607963 gene encoding uncharacterized protein LOC132607963, producing the protein MDKSLHVLIFKENYVNVRGSQYNNWATLFKLHCRANLVIDHILPPASPTVPPPATAAEKLAAKALWERLDDIVRQWIYGTISNDLLNTIIHQEDTAAEAWDRLVHLFQDNKSARALALDAKFTNTKLVDFPNVKAYCTRLKVLADNLANVGQKVSDERLVFRLL; encoded by the exons ATGGATAAGAGTTTGCATGTTCTCATCTTTAAGGAGAATTATGTTAATGTTAGAG GAAGCCAATACAATAACTGGGCTACCCTCTTCAAGCTCCATTGTCGTGCAAACTTGGTCATTGACCACATCCTACCTCCTGCCTCCCCCACCGTGCCACCACCGGCAACTGCAGCCGAAAAACTTGCTGCTAAGGCCCTATGGGAACGGCTAGATGACATTGTTCGGCAATGGATATATGGTACGATATCGAATGATCTTCTCAACACGATCATTCATCAAGAGGACACCGCAGCCGAAGCTTGGGACCGTCTTGTTCATCTCTTTCAGGATAACAAATCGGCTAGGGCTCTTGCTCTTGATGCAAAATTCACCAACACAAAATTGGTGGATTTTCCGAATGTGAAAGCATACTGCACCAGGCTGAAAGTTCTTGCAGACAATCTCGCCAACGTCGGTCAAAAGGTTTCAGACGAACGACTTGTGTTTCGTCTTCTGTGA